One window from the genome of Procambarus clarkii isolate CNS0578487 chromosome 90, FALCON_Pclarkii_2.0, whole genome shotgun sequence encodes:
- the LOC123746593 gene encoding uncharacterized protein isoform X1: MIGLVVLAVVAAAASASPLAQGGRFVYSTDSSQENSWESFERGVAGFSLEYPRPVSPGVATAIRSGAAAPTTFWSGLFNSAFKPGTFPYNIGLDSPEDLLPILNLNNNPQTRSERITILNQVLNTAGYDISLDDIHHYPGLRTAIAQGDGKLLVNHSGEVFYRPGPPKPQPAQEAGTGVEVEAGGEEEGRVLKSQTS, encoded by the exons GTTGTGCTTGCTGTTGTGGCGGCAGCGGCGTCTGCCTCTCCCCTGGCCCAAGGCGGCCGCTTCGTCTACTCCACGGATTCttcacaggagaacagttg GGAGTCCTTTGAGCGAGGCGTCGCCGGCTTCTCCCTGGAGTACCCCCGCCCTG TCTCTCCAGGAGTTGCAACAGCCATCAGGTCTGGCGCGGCGGCCCCAACAACTTTCTGGTCCGGACTCTTCAATAGCgccttcaagcctggcaccttcccATACAACATTGGTCTGGACAGCCCTGAGGACCTGCTCCCCATCCTGAATCTAAACAAC AACCCGCAGACCCGAAGTGAACGTATCACCATCCTCAACCAAGTGCTCAACACCGCCGGGTACGACATCTCCCTCGACGACATCCACCACTACCCTGGTCTGAGGACCGCCATCGCGCAAGGAGACGGAAAGCTCCTCGTCAACCACTCCGGTGAGGTGTTCTACCGCCCCGGACCTCCAAAACCCCAGCCGGCGCAGGAGGCGGGAACGGGAGTCGAAGTCGAAGCTGGGGGAGAAGAAGAAGGTCGGGTTCTTAAGTCCCAAACAAGTTGA